One window from the genome of Malus domestica chromosome 01, GDT2T_hap1 encodes:
- the LOC103413271 gene encoding probable LRR receptor-like serine/threonine-protein kinase At3g47570 encodes MNLTLGGNNFTGIISSELIRSSSSYVHLDLSQNHLTGFLPMEVGQLINLEHFDVSGNLLSGEIPPSLGSCKSIQYLHLQENFFQGTIPTDLSSLRGIETLSLARNNLSGTIPKFLENFTFLQSLNLSYNNLEGAVPIAGVFRNATATSVQGNTKLCGGIPEFQLPKCEFRHSSKRVLSLTLKLVISLLCGLSGAFFSFAVLYFCCFRSKKKEDPSSDSENFPKVSYQSLVKATDGFSSANLIGMGGFGSVYKGLLDQGETTIAIKVLNHDRHGASKSFIAECEALKNIRHRNLVKVLSACSGFDYRGSDFKALIYEFMVNGSLEEWLHPTQTSIDTDQRPRSLTFSQRLNIAIDVAVALDYLHHLCHVPIVHCDLKPSNVLLDNDMIGHVGDFGLVRFLPRTLEDGFGNQSSSIGVKGTIGYTPPEYGMGHEVWPQGDVYSYGILLLEMFTGKRPTGDMFQGSSNLHNFVKAALPEQVLDIVDPVLIQEKVEGEMSANQHLTEASTTIRMTFEESLISILGVGVACSADIPGERSDIVDAMAEMCQIRNKLRADKMLD; translated from the exons ATGAACTTAACTCTTGGTGGTAACAATTTCACTGGTATCATATCATCAGAATTAATTCGTTCGTCTTCTTCATATGTTCATTTGGATTTATCTCAAAATCATTTGACAGGCTTTCTTCCCATGGAAGTCGGACAATTGATAAATCTAGAGCATTTTGATGTTTCTGGAAATCTGTTGTCTGGTGAAATTCCTCCAAGTCTTGGAAGTTGTAAAAGCATACAGTATCTTCACTTGCAAGAAAACTTCTTCCAAGGGACAATTCCAACAGATTTGAGCTCACTAAGAGGTATTGAAACCTTATCTCTCGCTCGCAACAATTTGTCAGGGACaattccaaaattcttggagAATTTTACATTTCTGCAATCCTTGAATCTGTCTTATAACAATTTAGAGGGAGCAGTACCTATCGCAGGAGTTTTTCGGAATGCAACTGCCACATCAGTCCAAGGGAATACAAAGCTCTGTGGGGGCATACCAGAGTTTCAATTGCCAAAATGCGAATTTCGACATTCCAGCAAAAGGGTGTTGAGCCTAACCTTGAAACTAGTAATCTCTCTCCTTTGTGGGCTTTCTGGAGCCTTTTTTTCATTTGCCGTTTTGTACTTTTGTTGCTTTCGGAGTAAAAAAAAGGAGGATCCTTCGAGCGATTCTGAAAATTTTCCTAAGGTTTCTTACCAAAGTCTTGTTAAAGCTACTGATGGATTCTCTTCTGCCAATTTGATTGGTATGGGAGGTTTTGGGTCAGTTTATAAAGGATTACTTGATCAAGGTGAAACAACAATTGCTATCAAGGTACTCAACCACGATCGACATGGAGCTTCCAAAAGTTTCATTGCTGAGTGTGAGGCTCTGAAAAATATTAGACACCGTAACCTTGTGAAGGTACTTTCTGCATGCTCCGGATTCGACTATCGTGGTTCTGATTTCAAGGCCTTAATTTACGAGTTCATGGTAAATGGGAGCTTAGAAGAATGGTTGCATCCAACTCAGACAAGTATTGATACGGATCAGAGGCCAAGGAGCTTAACTTTTTCGCAGAGGTTGAACATTGCTATAGATGTTGCAGTGGCATTGGATTATCTCCATCATCTGTGTCACGTGCCAATAGTTCATTGTGACCTCAAACCCAGCAATGTTCTTCTCGACAATGATATGATTGGACATGTAGGTGACTTTGGGTTGGTGAGATTCCTTCCAAGAACTCTTGAAGATGGTTTTGGTAATCAGTCAAGCTCCATCGGAGTCAAAGGAACAATTGGTTATACTCCTCCAG AGTATGGTATGGGGCATGAAGTGTGGCCGCAAGGTGATGTGTATAGTTACGGCATCCTCCTACTGGAAATGTTTACGGGAAAAAGGCCAACCGGCGACATGTTTCAAggatcttcaaatcttcacaaCTTTGTCAAGGCAGCACTGCCTGAGCAGgtgttagatattgtggatccGGTTCTTATTCAAGAAAAAGTGGAAGGGGAGATGAGTGCAAATCAGCATCTAACTGAGGCTAGCACAACAATTCGCATGACATTTGAAGAGAGCTTGATTTCAATCTTAGGAGTTGGTGTTGCATGCTCCGCAGACATACCTGGGGAAAGGTCGGACATCGTTGATGCTATGGCTGAGATGTGTCAGATCAGAAACAAACTTCGAGCAGATAAAATGTTGGATTAG
- the LOC103449977 gene encoding uncharacterized protein → MLFFFLFIFWCKTRRESSPSSTSWENVRRRTSDHQEDMIKDGGNEVLFNDQITKRRTTWSGFDSHALPHAQTHQSMREDWVAKNAKQPAPKPEDLSVSSNNLVKDGARRSNTFLRWRKLLLKFP, encoded by the exons atgctcttcttcttcctcttcatcttctg GTGCAAAACGAGGAGGGAATCATCACCGAGCTCTACATCCTGGGAAAATG TTCGGAGACGAACAAGTGATCACCAAGAAGATATGATAAAGGATGGAGGGAATGAAGTATTGTTTAATGATCAAATCACGAAGCGGAGAACAACATGGAGTGGTTTTGATTCTCATGCCCTGCCACATGCTCAAACACATCAGA GTATGAGGGAAGACTGGGTTGCGAAAAATGCAAAACAACCAGCTCCTAAACCGGAAGATTTGAGCGTTAGTTCCAACAATTTGGTAAAGGATGGAGCGAGAAGAAGCAATACTTTTTTACGGTGGCGGAAGCTGCTCCTCAAATTTCCGTAG
- the LOC114819161 gene encoding probable inactive purple acid phosphatase 29, with product MSGTVTVRMKRDMEVLRSPFLVAAVVALLPIWGMAAAEQQHHHQGKGGEKKLRFGTDGQFKILQVADMHYADGKTTPCLDVLPSQFPTCSDLNTTAFVLRMIEAEKPNLIVFTGDNIFGFDATNGAKSLNEAYAPAIASNIPWAAVLGNHDQESDLSREGVMKHIVGLKNTLAQVNPLDKDVIDGFGNYNLEVAGVEGSGFENKSVLNLYFLDSGDYSTVPSIGGYGWIKPSQQYWFEQTSAKLQKAYISKPLPQKAPAPGLAYFHIPLPEFASFDSSNFTGVRQEDISSASVNSGFFTTMVAAGDVKAVFTGHDHLNDFCGELTGINLCYAGGFGYHAYGKAGWDRRARVVVANLEKTQKGGWGAVKSIKTWKRLDDEHLTAIDGQALWSKSSVGIRRKPVGGN from the exons ATGAGTGGTACAGTGACAGTGAGGATGAAGAGGGACATGGAGGTGCTAAGGAGTCCATTTTTAGTGGCGGCGGTGGTGGCGCTGCTTCCTATATGGGGTATGGCCGCCGCAGAACAACAGCACCACCACCAAGGTAAAGGTGGGGAGAAGAAGCTGCGGTTTGGGACAGATGGGCAGTTTAAGATTCTGCAAGTGGCGGATATGCACTATGCCGATGGCAAGACCACGCCCTGTTTGGATGTGCTGCCGTCCCAGTTTCCAACTTGCTCTGACCTCAACACCACCGCCTTTGTCCTCCGCATGATCGAGGCGGAGAAGCCGAATCTCATCGTCTTCACCG GAGATAACATATTCGGGTTTGATGCCACGAATGGTGCTAAATCTTTGAACGAGGCATACGCCCCAGCAATCGCGTCCAACATCCCGTGGGCAGCTGTGCTGGGGAACCATGATCAGGAATCCGACCTCTCGAGGGAAGGGGTAATGAAACACATAGTTGGGTTGAAGAACACTCTGGCTCAAGTTAATCCTTTAGACAAAGATGTTATTGATGGTTTTGGGAACTATAACCTGGAGGTCGCCGGAGTTGAGGGCTCTGGTTTTGAAAACAAATCGGTTCTCAATCTTTACTTCCTTGACAGCGGAGATTACTCCACGGTTCCCTCCATCGGTGGTTATGGTTGGATCAAACCCTCCCAACAATATTGGTTTGAACAAACTTCTGCAAAGCTTCAG AAAGCATACATAAGCAAGCCACTGCCCCAGAAAGCACCTGCGCCAGGGCTCGCATACTTTCACATACCATTGCCGGAATTTGCTAGTTTTGACTCATCAAACTTTACCGGAGTGAGGCAAGAAGACATCAGCTCTGCTTCTGTGAACTCGGGCTTCTTCACAACCATGGTTGCAGCTGGAGATGTCAAGGCAGTGTTCACAGGTCACGATCACCTCAATGACTTCTGCGGGGAGCTAACTGGCATAAACCTTTGTTATGCTGGGGGATTTGGATACCATGCTTATGGGAAGGCTGGATGGGATCGGAGAGCAAGGGTTGTGGTAGCAAACTTAGAGAAAACGCAAAAGGGAGGATGGGGAGCGGTCAAGTCAATCAAAACATGGAAGCGCCTTGATGACGAGCACCTCACTGCTATTGATGGTCAGGCTCTTTGGAGCAAGAGCTCTGTAG GTATTCGTAGAAAACCTGTTGGCGGTAATTGA